From the Temnothorax longispinosus isolate EJ_2023e chromosome 6, Tlon_JGU_v1, whole genome shotgun sequence genome, one window contains:
- the LOC139814337 gene encoding sorting and assembly machinery component 50 homolog: MGTVHAKEPSNSSGLGQLSKNASANPNANDDLPPFSSSKSQLHREEENVQTKNILLQTVEARVDKIHVDGLVRTKDDIIKSQVTDLFKARNFEDVIIRAYKVREKLDALGCFRNIGIYIDTSQGPDATPDGVEVTFRVREMRRLVGGISTMVGNNEGSLIVGARAPNLFGRAERIQMEYSHGNKSSINFNVSAIKPFPQSLYNAVLTGTVFSTTHDFPWSGFKQNDKGLLLDMELNQTDTSKHNVQYEAAFRNISCSKQAAFRVREQCGPNLKSALRYIWTIDKRDSPIFPVTGSLMRLTTEMAGLGGDIGFLKNELAIQTNWSPHEYLTFQLGFQSGLLSAISNDMKISIADHFFLGGPLNLRGFDMRGCGPRYDGNFVGGEMYWAAALHVYTPLPFRPGRNSFGNLFRLHGFINGGNLSNFTFAYGNLYNENMKIFTENVRCAVGGGIAMKLGNIARIELNLVTPLLFMRSDVLQQFQFGIGVQYL, from the exons ATGGGCACTGTCCACGCTAAG gaaCCTAGTAATTCTTCAGGCTTGGGTCAATTATCTAAGAACGCCTCCGCAAATCCAAATGCAAACGATGACCTA CCACCATTTTCCAGTAGCAAATCGCAGTTACATAGGGAAGAAGAGAATGTGCAGACGAAGAACATTCTTCTGCAGACAGTGGAG GCACGAGTCGACAAGATACACGTAGATGGACTTGTACGAACGAAGGATGACATAATCAAATCGCAAGTGACGGACTTGTTTAAAGCTAGAAACTTCGAGGATGTCATTATACGCGCTTACAAAGTGCGGGAGAAGCTGGACGCGTTGGGATGCTTTAGAAACATCGGAATTTACATCGACACCAGTCAAGGACCCGACGCCACTCCCGATGGTGTTGAA GTCACTTTCAGGGTACGTGAAATGAGACGTTTGGTCGGCGGGATCAGCACGATGGTCGGGAACAACGAGGGATCCCTGATCGTTGGCGCGAGAGCGCCGAATCTGTTCGGGCGAGCGGAACGCATCCAGATGGAATACTCTCACGGTAACAAAAGTTCGATCAACTTCAATGTATCCGCCATTAAACCATTTCCGCAGAGCTTATACAACGCAGT ATTAACCGGCACCGTGTTCAGCACGACGCACGATTTCCCGTGGTCCGGTTTCAAGCAGAACGACAAAGGGCTGCTCCTCGACATGGAGCTCAATCAGACAGACACCTCGAAGCACAACGTACAGTATGAAGCTGCATTTAGGAACATTAGCTGCTCGAAACAAGCGGCCTTTCGCGTTCGCGAACAGTGCGGTCCGAATTTGAAATCCGCGCTGAGGTACATCTGGACGATAGACAAAAGGGACTCTCCTATATTCCCCGTTACCGGGAGTCTCATGCGATTAACGACGGAAATGGCTGGCCTGGGCGGCGATATTGGTTTCTTGAAGAACGAGCTTGCCATACAGACTAATTGGTCGCCGCACGAGTACCTT ACATTCCAGCTGGGCTTTCAGTCCGGGCTGTTGAGTGCAATCAGCAACGACATGAAGATAAGTATAGCCGATCATTTCTTCTTGGGCGGCCCGCTGAATCTACGCGGATTCGACATGAGAGGATGCGGGCCCCGCTACGACGGAAATTTCGTGGGCGGCGAGATGTATTGGGCAGCCGCTCTTCACGTGTACACGCCGCTCCCGTTCAGACCCGGCCGTAACAGTTTTGGGAATTTATTTAGACTGCACGGTTTCATCAACGGTGGCAACCTGTCCAACTTCACGTTTGCTTACG GTAATCTCTACAATGAAAACATGAAGATCTTCACGGAGAACGTTCGCTGCGCCGTCGGCGGGGGTATCGCGATGAAACTGGGGAACATTGCCCGTATAGAATTGAACCTAGTTACACCATTGTTGTTCATGAGGAGCGACGTGCTCCAACAATTTCAATTCGGTATTGGCGTTCAATACCTCTGa